CTCTCTTGAAAAGTATATCGTTTCTGCTTATCTAAAAGCTCTTCTGCGCTTACTGAATGTCTTTCGTTTTTCAGTGGGGCAAAGATAACAACTTATAATAAAGCAAAACAAGTTTATTTAACATAAAGTTTACATACATTATTCAATTGTTGGTAACTGCACAACATAAATAATTGATTGAATTACTTTTACATACTTATTAACACTTATCCACAATAGTGGAATTATTTTTCAAAAGGGTTCTGATGTCGTTTCCGGGGTGATATGACAGGGATTTTCAGATATCAATACTATATATATTATATTGTATAGAGTTTTCTAGGTTTTAGTTACAGCCAGTTGTTGTGAGCTTATTTTATTTGAACGGACTAAAGCCCGCTCCTATTGAATTTATATTTGTTTCATAATCATGATCAGAGGAAATATGTTGTTCAGATCCTTACAGGATGACAATAGACCGTGGATAACAATAGTAATGATATAAAGAAATAGATCTGTGTTGAATGATCAATTCAGAATAATAAAGAATAGAGAATAAAAAGTAAAAAGTTAATCCGGAGAAAATAGCGGACTCCTTTGAATAAGTTTACTATAAGAATTATTGCGAATTTTAAAATCTGTTATTTTTAGGATCAATACAAGGCTTATCTGAATTATATTGTGTTAAATAAAAATATCCTGTTTAGATCTTACAATTGTGGCAAGCATCTTAATGGTTATTAATATGACCTCTACCCTAGCCCCGATAGGAACGGTTACCCCGCAGCATAGACCGGAGAGCCGCCGGCTTGCAGCCTGGAAGCGAAAGGCGTGAGGAGTATGAGTGGATAGCGGGAAATAGCTCCTGAAAATAGCTGAGAAATTGAATAGCTGAGAGTAAAATAGTTTGAGAGAGATCAGAAACCTCATCCGGATAAAGTTTAATTCTGAAAAGAATCAGAAAAACCGTTTCATCAAAAACTTATACGTCCAGTAACCGATAAGGCATCCTATAGTGTCTGCCACAATATCCAGGGTTTCCATGGATCTGCCGAGTCCCATTTCTTCCTGCAGGATTTCGGTAAGAAAAGCGTATATAAGGATGATCTGGAAAAAGTACGAAAATTTTATTTTGGGGAATGCTGCGATAAAACAGAATCCGAGTGCAGCAAAAATGCACAGGTGCAGAACTTTGTCTATTCCGCTGAACATGAACCAATATTCATGGTTTTCTTCTCCCGGCTTGAGAAGCATATAAGTAAGAAATGCCCAATAAATGGGCAATATCTTACTGAATATTTTTGAAATCTTATCCAATGATCGCTTTGTAATCATCTGCAGAAAGTAACTCAGACTGATCTGCTCCATCAGCAATTTCCAATTTAATGATCCATCCGTCTCCATAAGGATCTGTATTTAACAGCTCAGGCTGATCTTCTAAGTCTGAATTAAATTCAATAACCTTTCCTGCAATAGGTAAGAATAGATCAGAAACAGTCTTTACCGCTTCTACACTTCCGAAAACGTCTCCTCCGTTAAGGTCATCATCTACAGTATCTACATCTACATATACGATATCTCCAAGTTCTCCCTGAGCGAAGTCTGTAATACCGATTGTAGCTACATTCCCTTCAATCTTGATCCATTCGTGATCTTTCGTGTACTTTAATTCTGATGGTGTGTTCATTTTTAAATTTTTATTTTGTACAAATGTATTCAAAAATATAGTAGCTTCAAATATTGGATATAAAAAAAGTCCTTCAAAGCTGAAGGACTTTTATGTTTGTATGGTTTTAGAATCCGCCTCCGGACTCTCCGAATGTAAATGTTGCAGAAATACCCGCTCTGATGGTAGATAATGGGAATGCTGTCGAAATTTTATATTTGGAGGTCATCTGTTCGTAGAATACCCTCAGGTTAAGATTTTCGGAAACATTATAATCTGCAGAAAGTTTAATGTTCATGAGCTTCTGCCCTCCTGTCACCTGAGAATCATTTAACAGGATATTCATAATGGAAGTTTTACTGTCTCTCAGTGAAATATCTCCCCTGATGTTCAGGTCGCTTCCTTTTCCTCTGGTTCCTCTTCCTCTGATGTTGGCCGTTCCCAATCTGAAGTTTCGGACAATATACCCAAGTCTTACCACATATTCTGTATTGGCATCTTCAGTAAGTGTCTGGTTCACCAATCCCAATACCATCATTCTGGTTTTGTTGTACTGTAACCCAAACTGCATATTGTTTCTCATGGTAACATCTATCCCGATAAGCGGTGAGAAAGATTCTACATATCCTACCTGAGCAAATGTATAAGGATTGATCTTATCTCCTCCATTTTTGATAACAGTTCCTGAAGGATCTACCGACTGATAGTATCCGTTAGGATTACCATGATAGTCTACGTTCCTCTGAATTCCTGTTGCGGTGTAAGTAGCGGTATAACTGTGTAATACATCAAACTTAGTAAACTGTCCGCTGATGATCGGGATGTTTTTCAATCCTGAATAGGTAATTCTCCAGTTTGGCAACGGGAATCCTGCTTTTTTAGGATTACCCAGCGGTGTTACGGATTTCCCTTCCATCGCTGCTTTGAATGCCGGAATCAATACGTAGGCATTTCCAATACTGTAATGCTCGGCAAAGCCATTATTATCCAGTACAGCACCCGGACCTCCCAATTGCTGTGACAGTGCTCTTGCATTATCTCTAAGCGCCTGGTAGACTGCCTGACCTTCTTTAAATGAAGTCTTCAGCAGCATGGTAGAGTTAGAGTACGTCACCATTTCATTGGCAAATGTAAAGTCAGGATCCGAAACTCCGTTATTGGTATAATTGAATCCTGTATGTGAGAAGTTACTGTTATACGTATGCAGCACATTAAGGTCAATTCTGAAATCATTGATCGGCATCATCTGTAAGTCTGCCCTTAATTCTTTGGTAGACATTCTTACATACGGATCTGTCATAAATTCGGAATTACTTACCCATCCGTTTTCCATTACTGTTCTTCTGATATCAGCCTGTGATCCCAGAAGGAATCCTATTGTAGGTCCTCCTAATGTCTGGCCATAACCATACCAGTTAGGTGCAGAAATCAATCCCGGAAGTACAGTACCGTTATTTTCGTTATAGCTAACATTCAACTGCTTGAAAGAAGTCAGGAAGAATGCTGCACTCTGAGGGATAGTTAATCTGTTTTTGAATTTGTATTTCTTATATCTGTATCTGTTTTTATCCCACTGCTTCGTATAGACGTTGTTCAGGGAATCCATTTCCTGTTTACGTTTCTGAAGTTTGGCATTGATATTTTTAAAATAATTAAACTGTCCGAAGAACTTAGGCAGATCTGCAGATCCGGTAACCTGGATCACATTGGTGTTCTGGCCTATGGAACCTAAGCTTACCGGTCTGTTGTTCGGATCTACAAATCCTAACATGGATGTAGATCTTGCATTCCAGTTATAGGTAAATCCATATCCTACCTCAGCGTCAATAAAGTCTAAATAAGGCAGATACTGGAACGGAAGTTTATAGTTCAGCTGTGCTCTGTGATTATACAATACCGGTCTACCCGCTCTGAATACATTTCCGAAGATCGACTTACTGTCCATTAAGTTCGCATCCAGGTTATCATTAAGGGTTCTGGTTGCAGAATTGATTTCCAGTTTTAATGATTTTGTGAAATTGAATCCTAATCCGTACTGCCATCCAAAATAGAAGTTTCTGTTTCTGATCGCATCAAAATCGCCTCCTGCATTACCATTTAGAATCGCTTCTACATTTCTGAATTCAAGCTCGTTGTAATTCCTGTCGATTTCCGTTCTGAAAGATAATCTTGTAGGAATTGGATTGATGTTGAATTCTTTCACCCATCTCAGGTATTTTGTTGATTTTGCCGTATCGCTGATCATCTTGTTGAAAGGTTTCAGCACCCACGGTTTGAAGGTATAATTGTAATCTATATACCCTCTCAGATATTGTCTGTAGTTTCTCTTGGTATAAATATCCCTGAAGTAATCATCGTTGTAAACGGCAGTTACCGAAACGTTTTCAATATCGTAGAATTTAGGTTTCTTATTCGGGTTTACTCTTTCCTTATGCATATTGACCACCCCGATACTTCTCTGCTGCGTATAAGTTCTTGCTACTTTCTTCAGCTGGTCTTTGTTGGGAGCCTTACTGAATTCCACATCGGTATCCAGAGGGTTGTACTTCGGATCTTCAATGGTCTGTGAGTAAGAATAGTTCACAGGAATTTTCACCCCTGTTTTTTCCGGAAGGAATTTATCTACATTGATCGCAGTATTGATACTGAATGCCGATTGTGTAGACTGATTTCTTTCTGCAGGTTTTGAATCTATATTTCCGAAACCGACGGATGTATAGGAAGCGCTGGTATTAACGGTTGCAAAGTCTCCCAGGTTGAAATTCAAGCTTGCATTTCCTGCATATCCGCCATCGTTTTCAATTTCAGAAAGACGGATTTCATTTACCCAAAGAACCCTGCTTATCGTTTTTTCACGGTCAGCATTTCTGACCCCAATCATAATGGTGGTAATATTCCCTAAACTCGGACGTCCTTTAATGTAAATATTTTTATTGGTTTCATTAAATACCGGATCTGTTGTTCTCTCCGTAATGGCAACTCCGGATTTATCCCTTCTTATTTTGGCGTCTACAAAATCCTGAACATTAAAGTTCACTTCATTTTCCATCGGCCAGATATCCATAGGAGCCGTTGCTGTAGTTTTAGTTAACTGCAAAGAGCTTTCATATTCATAATAGTTATCTGTAGCATCGGAACCAAAACGGATAAAGAATTTGGTTTTAGGATCCATGATACCATCATCAGCATCTCTCTCGGTAGTATGAGCGTGTACAAAAAGCTTCAGTTTCTTGTATCTTCTCATATCCAATGTTGTATTCTTGAATACCCCTCTTGCTTCTCCTTTCAGATTCCTTACTCTCATGTAAAGAGATGCCTCGTTCTGTCTCTGAGCTCCTGCATTTCCACTCAGTACCTGTCTGTCAATTCCCGGAGGCAACACATATGGAGGTGTATTCAAAGCATTTTCTTCAATGTTTACACTTCCTACTTCAAAAGCAGGATCTTCTACAAGCCCTGTTCCTTCCACACTACCAGGAACATTGAAACTGAATATTTTATTAGGATATTTTCTCCAGTCTGATCTTACAAGATCCATGGTTGCAAATCTCAAAGTAGAAGTCTGGTCAAACCCTGTCAGCATCAATCTCGCAAATCTTACGTTATTTAAAACAGACGGATCTGCTGTTCCTTCGGCTTTGTCAAAGTTGGCAACAGGAACTCTGAAAAGGTACCATTTCACATCGGCAGACTGCCCGTTCTGGAAGTTTGCTTTTACGGTTTTTACATCAACAATATGATTATCCGGTCCTAATACAAGATTGCTCTTATCAAGCTTAATAACATACTGGTTGTAGTTTTCTGTCTGGTCAAGGTTATAATCCTTGTTGATATCTTCTGCATCCGGAGTCTGTGATGCCACATTCAGTGAATTGGCCTCTGAGTTTCCGTCCGGATTTCTAAAGTATTTGTAACGCTCAACAACAGAGCTGGCCTGGCTTCCGGTAAATTTATCCGAAAGATAGAATACAAAGTCATCTAGTGCCGGGTCAGACACATTGGTTACCGGGTTTACAAATGTATTCCCGAATTTCATTGCTTCCTGATCTGAGCTCAGACCATCATATCCTACATCCTGTCTTCTTCTGTCTTCTCCTTCTGTAGAGAATGCATACAGAATAGGTGGCTGTTTTGGCTGTGTTCCCCAATTGGAACTCGTCGTTGAGGATGGTGATCCCGATGTTGGAAGTCCGTTTTCATACAGCATTTTTCCGTCTTTCAGTACATCTTCGGAAACGTTTCCTAAATGTAATAATAGTTTCGGGTCATTTCCCAGGGTATTACCGTCTGCATAAGGATCCATCATCCAGAATTCAACATATTCGATATTGGAAGTTACAAAGTTCGGTACGCTGATCGGTCTCATGATCCCTGCCCATCTGCTCTGTGCCTGCTCTGTTGCAGTATTCACGTTGTATGGACCTCTTTCCTTAGGATAATAAGAGATATCAAATGTATTGGTGAAAGTCTGCTCTCCCGCTACGAAATCCCTGTTGTTATAGATCTCTGAATACTGAACTCTTCTTGATGCGTGGTTGGATACGGACTGCGGGGTAATTCCTCCCGGAGCTCTTCCTCCCACTCCCCAGAATCTAGGGTCAATATTATACCATGACAACAATCCTCTTCCATAACCGGTTGTGATGTCATCATTGTTCGGGACACTGCTGAATGGCGGCAATTTGTTTTTCTCCGGTCTTGAAGCCAGGCTCCATGCAGCCGGTTCTTTTAAAGAGATCTTTGAGGTTGTCTGCTCAAAGTCATCTATATAAGACTGGTTATTGGTTCCTTTATTTAATCCCGGCATCAGATAGGCAGCTTCCATCTTAAAGTTTAAGTTGGATGGTGCTTCTGTCTTTACCATCGGGAGTTTATTCGTAAGCCTTGTCAGGAAAGGTGCCTGGTTGTTATACATCAGGTTGATCCCTGCCATGGTATTATTCACGGCTTCCTGTCCGAAATTCACTTTCTGGGTCAGCGGAGATTCCGAATAATTAATTACGGTTCCCCCTAAAACGAAGTTTTCGTTAAATCTTCTTTCAAGGTTTAATCCCAAGAACCTTTTTCTTTGGGTATTGAAGGTTAATTGGTTTTCCAGTGAAATATTGATGGCCTGCCCGGA
This genomic interval from Chryseobacterium arthrosphaerae contains the following:
- a CDS encoding VanZ family protein, giving the protein MITKRSLDKISKIFSKILPIYWAFLTYMLLKPGEENHEYWFMFSGIDKVLHLCIFAALGFCFIAAFPKIKFSYFFQIILIYAFLTEILQEEMGLGRSMETLDIVADTIGCLIGYWTYKFLMKRFF
- the gcvH gene encoding glycine cleavage system protein GcvH, encoding MNTPSELKYTKDHEWIKIEGNVATIGITDFAQGELGDIVYVDVDTVDDDLNGGDVFGSVEAVKTVSDLFLPIAGKVIEFNSDLEDQPELLNTDPYGDGWIIKLEIADGADQSELLSADDYKAIIG
- the sov gene encoding T9SS outer membrane translocon Sov/SprA; this translates as MSVSAFAQQKNDTLIIRKEYEVADPTRYEAYYDIKTGMYYVYPKIGNTITGPPTAMSPEEYKEYMLATQTKAYYKEKSDKYNLLFRKDRSDARKKGLIPSLLINNRLFETIFGGNKIEIIPSGYASLDFAGLYQKIDNPMILPQNRTSFTFDIDQRIQLGLLGKVGENLQLKANYDTQSGFAFENRMNLVWQAKGSWKDLQQKGLGDIDKPNAGGEDKIIKRVEFGNVNMPLSTSLIRGSQSLFGVKTEFQLGKTFGTVVLSQQQGEARNIVVQGGGAVNNFKVNAIDYEENQHFFIGHYFLNKYDGALINYPQINSTINITRMEVWVLDQGNSNLAYQKSIIGIRDLGEGAGGSAFPDNSVNNLYDNISAAAGTREAGKNYGTIFQGQTFGGVTYDNGEEFIYNTKARKLNASEFTFQPQLGYISLNQKLNENQLLAVSYSYTMNGSNKVYKVGEFSEESPVLITKVLRVNNRVNTESPMWKLMMKNIYSIDAGQVSQDGFILNVYYRDPASGGKINYIPPKKEQNLLRLFNWDRLNMNGDIQNNKDGSKGDGIFDFVNGITIRPETGRIIFTKVEPFGQYMEDVLGSNDPQYVFHDLYDKQKQYAVSSNLSQRYTMEGRYKGVQGQGISLGAVNVPQGSVKVAANGVQLTEGVDYTVDYMLGTVTIINENVKQSGQAINISLENQLTFNTQRKRFLGLNLERRFNENFVLGGTVINYSESPLTQKVNFGQEAVNNTMAGINLMYNNQAPFLTRLTNKLPMVKTEAPSNLNFKMEAAYLMPGLNKGTNNQSYIDDFEQTTSKISLKEPAAWSLASRPEKNKLPPFSSVPNNDDITTGYGRGLLSWYNIDPRFWGVGGRAPGGITPQSVSNHASRRVQYSEIYNNRDFVAGEQTFTNTFDISYYPKERGPYNVNTATEQAQSRWAGIMRPISVPNFVTSNIEYVEFWMMDPYADGNTLGNDPKLLLHLGNVSEDVLKDGKMLYENGLPTSGSPSSTTSSNWGTQPKQPPILYAFSTEGEDRRRQDVGYDGLSSDQEAMKFGNTFVNPVTNVSDPALDDFVFYLSDKFTGSQASSVVERYKYFRNPDGNSEANSLNVASQTPDAEDINKDYNLDQTENYNQYVIKLDKSNLVLGPDNHIVDVKTVKANFQNGQSADVKWYLFRVPVANFDKAEGTADPSVLNNVRFARLMLTGFDQTSTLRFATMDLVRSDWRKYPNKIFSFNVPGSVEGTGLVEDPAFEVGSVNIEENALNTPPYVLPPGIDRQVLSGNAGAQRQNEASLYMRVRNLKGEARGVFKNTTLDMRRYKKLKLFVHAHTTERDADDGIMDPKTKFFIRFGSDATDNYYEYESSLQLTKTTATAPMDIWPMENEVNFNVQDFVDAKIRRDKSGVAITERTTDPVFNETNKNIYIKGRPSLGNITTIMIGVRNADREKTISRVLWVNEIRLSEIENDGGYAGNASLNFNLGDFATVNTSASYTSVGFGNIDSKPAERNQSTQSAFSINTAINVDKFLPEKTGVKIPVNYSYSQTIEDPKYNPLDTDVEFSKAPNKDQLKKVARTYTQQRSIGVVNMHKERVNPNKKPKFYDIENVSVTAVYNDDYFRDIYTKRNYRQYLRGYIDYNYTFKPWVLKPFNKMISDTAKSTKYLRWVKEFNINPIPTRLSFRTEIDRNYNELEFRNVEAILNGNAGGDFDAIRNRNFYFGWQYGLGFNFTKSLKLEINSATRTLNDNLDANLMDSKSIFGNVFRAGRPVLYNHRAQLNYKLPFQYLPYLDFIDAEVGYGFTYNWNARSTSMLGFVDPNNRPVSLGSIGQNTNVIQVTGSADLPKFFGQFNYFKNINAKLQKRKQEMDSLNNVYTKQWDKNRYRYKKYKFKNRLTIPQSAAFFLTSFKQLNVSYNENNGTVLPGLISAPNWYGYGQTLGGPTIGFLLGSQADIRRTVMENGWVSNSEFMTDPYVRMSTKELRADLQMMPINDFRIDLNVLHTYNSNFSHTGFNYTNNGVSDPDFTFANEMVTYSNSTMLLKTSFKEGQAVYQALRDNARALSQQLGGPGAVLDNNGFAEHYSIGNAYVLIPAFKAAMEGKSVTPLGNPKKAGFPLPNWRITYSGLKNIPIISGQFTKFDVLHSYTATYTATGIQRNVDYHGNPNGYYQSVDPSGTVIKNGGDKINPYTFAQVGYVESFSPLIGIDVTMRNNMQFGLQYNKTRMMVLGLVNQTLTEDANTEYVVRLGYIVRNFRLGTANIRGRGTRGKGSDLNIRGDISLRDSKTSIMNILLNDSQVTGGQKLMNIKLSADYNVSENLNLRVFYEQMTSKYKISTAFPLSTIRAGISATFTFGESGGGF